From Ignavibacteriota bacterium, the proteins below share one genomic window:
- the accC gene encoding acetyl-CoA carboxylase biotin carboxylase subunit yields the protein MFSKILIANRGEIALRVIRSCREMGIKTVAVYSTADEDSLHVRFADEAVCIGPPASRESYLNIPRVMAAAEITGAEAIHPGYGFLAENASFSEICHDSGIKFIGPSPDMIHAMGNKSLAKSTVQRAQVPTVPGSDGVVDSLEQAVAIVDHIPFPIIIKASAGGGGKGMRIVRDHESFEKHFLMAKAEAEKSFGNGDLYIEKYIESPRHIEIQILGDQHGNVVHLGERDCSIQRRHQKLIEESPSPAVDEALRRKLGDAAVAAAKSINYEGAGTIEFLLDGDGRFYFMEMNTRVQVEHPVTEQVAGLDIVREQIRVAAGESVEHIVFRPNGHAIECRINAEDPAHDFRPSPGRIVSWHQPSGYGVRVDSHAYQGYAIPSHYDSLIAKLIVHADTREEAIRRMAGALDEFVIEGVKTTIPFHRAVMRHEAFRSGVFDTHFLDTHDVSL from the coding sequence GTGTTCTCCAAAATCCTGATCGCCAACCGGGGTGAAATCGCCCTTCGAGTCATCCGAAGCTGCCGCGAGATGGGCATCAAGACGGTGGCCGTGTACTCGACCGCCGACGAGGACTCGTTGCACGTGCGTTTCGCCGACGAGGCGGTGTGTATCGGTCCGCCCGCCTCGCGCGAGAGTTATCTGAACATCCCGCGCGTGATGGCGGCCGCCGAGATCACCGGCGCCGAAGCCATTCATCCCGGCTATGGTTTCCTTGCCGAGAACGCGAGCTTTTCTGAGATCTGTCACGATTCGGGCATCAAGTTCATCGGACCCTCGCCCGACATGATTCACGCGATGGGCAACAAGTCCCTCGCGAAGAGCACGGTGCAGCGCGCCCAGGTGCCCACGGTGCCCGGCAGCGACGGCGTGGTGGATTCGCTCGAGCAGGCCGTGGCCATCGTCGATCACATCCCGTTCCCGATCATCATCAAGGCGTCGGCGGGCGGCGGCGGCAAGGGCATGCGCATCGTGCGCGACCACGAGAGTTTCGAGAAACACTTCCTGATGGCGAAGGCCGAGGCCGAGAAGTCGTTCGGCAACGGCGACCTCTACATCGAGAAGTACATCGAGAGTCCGCGGCACATCGAGATACAGATCCTGGGCGACCAGCACGGCAACGTAGTGCATCTCGGCGAGCGCGACTGCTCGATACAGCGCCGTCATCAAAAACTGATCGAGGAATCGCCCTCGCCCGCGGTGGACGAGGCCCTGCGCCGCAAGCTGGGCGACGCCGCGGTGGCCGCGGCAAAGAGCATCAACTACGAGGGCGCGGGCACCATCGAGTTTCTTCTCGACGGGGACGGGCGTTTTTATTTCATGGAGATGAACACACGCGTGCAGGTCGAACACCCCGTCACCGAGCAGGTGGCAGGCCTCGACATCGTCCGCGAGCAGATCCGCGTCGCCGCCGGCGAGAGTGTCGAACACATCGTGTTCCGCCCGAACGGCCACGCGATCGAATGCCGCATCAACGCCGAGGATCCCGCGCACGATTTCCGTCCCTCGCCGGGCCGCATCGTGAGCTGGCATCAGCCGAGCGGCTATGGCGTCCGCGTCGATTCACACGCGTACCAGGGCTACGCTATCCCCTCGCACTACGATTCACTGATCGCGAAACTCATCGTGCATGCCGACACGCGCGAGGAGGCCATTCGCCGCATGGCGGGCGCGCTCGACGAGTTCGTGATCGAGGGCGTCAAAACCACCATACCGTTTCACCGCGCGGTGATGCGCCACGAGGCGTTCCGCTCGGGTGTCTTCGACACGCATTTCCTCGACACGCACGACGTGTCGCTGTAA
- the gcvH gene encoding glycine cleavage system protein GcvH — MEFPVDLKYTDTHEWVKVEGDIATVGITAFAAGELGDVVFVDIPEKRRVAMGESFGSIEAVKTVSDLVAPVSGTITEINPGLEGAPESVNSDPYGEGWMVKMSIENAAELGSLLSVDDYKAKIGK, encoded by the coding sequence ATGGAATTCCCGGTCGATCTCAAGTACACCGACACGCACGAATGGGTCAAGGTCGAGGGCGACATCGCCACGGTCGGCATCACGGCATTTGCAGCCGGCGAACTTGGCGACGTGGTGTTTGTCGACATCCCCGAAAAGCGCCGTGTCGCCATGGGTGAATCCTTCGGTTCGATCGAAGCCGTGAAGACGGTGTCGGATCTCGTCGCGCCCGTGTCGGGCACGATCACCGAGATCAATCCGGGACTCGAGGGCGCGCCCGAATCCGTCAACAGCGATCCCTACGGCGAGGGCTGGATGGTGAAGATGAGCATCGAGAACGCCGCGGAACTCGGCTCGCTTCTCTCGGTGGACGACTACAAGGCCAAAATCGGCAAATAA
- the guaA gene encoding glutamine-hydrolyzing GMP synthase codes for MHHHEWICVIDFGSQYTQLIARRVRELGVYSEIHPPHSAPAKILASPPRGIILSGGPSSVYEDGAPNVDRAVFETGVPVLGICYGLQLMASHFDGSVDPAARREFGKAELVIDDATDDLFHGIPQRSRVWMSHGDSLSRIPAGYESIAHTDNAPICAIRNAARRHYGVQFHPEVVHSQHGTQVLGNFLTRICGCEGGWSPRSFIEQSISDIRASVGEGDVICGLSGGVDSAVAAVLLHRALGERLRCIHIDNGVMRKDESATVVSAFRDVFHIPLKHVDASALFLERLRGVTDPEKKRKIIGATFIDVFETEAAEWRDAAWLAQGTLYPDVIESVSFKGPSATIKSHHNVGGLPERMRLKLVEPFRELFKDEVRRVGVELGMPTSMINRHPFPGPGLAIRIIGDITEERLRILRDVDEVFLDEITAAGEYDNIWQAFAVLLPVQSVGVMGDSRTYEFTVALRAVTSVDGMTADWARIPYDILERISNRIINDVRGVNRVVYDISSKPPATIEWE; via the coding sequence ATGCACCACCACGAGTGGATCTGTGTCATAGATTTCGGTTCGCAGTACACGCAGCTCATCGCGCGGCGCGTCCGCGAACTCGGCGTGTATTCCGAAATACACCCGCCGCACTCCGCGCCCGCAAAAATCCTCGCCTCGCCGCCCCGCGGCATCATCCTGTCGGGCGGACCCAGCAGCGTGTACGAGGACGGCGCGCCGAACGTGGACCGCGCGGTATTCGAGACCGGGGTGCCCGTGCTCGGCATCTGTTACGGGCTGCAGCTCATGGCGTCACATTTTGACGGCAGCGTCGACCCCGCGGCGCGGCGCGAATTCGGCAAGGCCGAGCTCGTAATCGACGACGCGACCGACGATCTTTTCCACGGCATTCCGCAGCGCTCGCGCGTGTGGATGAGCCACGGCGACTCGCTCTCGCGCATCCCGGCGGGATATGAGAGCATCGCGCACACCGACAACGCGCCGATCTGCGCCATCCGCAACGCGGCCAGACGGCATTACGGCGTACAGTTCCATCCCGAGGTCGTGCACAGCCAGCACGGCACACAGGTGCTGGGCAACTTCCTCACCCGCATCTGCGGCTGCGAGGGCGGCTGGTCGCCGCGCTCGTTCATCGAGCAGAGCATCAGCGACATCCGCGCCTCCGTCGGCGAGGGCGACGTGATCTGCGGCCTCAGCGGAGGAGTGGATTCGGCCGTCGCCGCCGTGCTGCTGCACCGCGCGCTCGGCGAGCGACTGCGCTGCATACACATCGACAACGGCGTCATGCGCAAGGACGAGAGCGCGACTGTCGTCTCCGCCTTCCGCGACGTGTTCCACATTCCGCTCAAACATGTCGACGCGAGCGCGCTCTTTCTCGAACGCCTGCGCGGCGTCACCGATCCCGAGAAAAAGCGGAAGATCATCGGCGCCACGTTCATCGACGTGTTCGAGACCGAGGCGGCCGAATGGCGCGACGCCGCCTGGCTCGCGCAGGGCACGCTGTATCCCGACGTCATCGAATCGGTGAGTTTCAAGGGGCCGTCGGCCACCATCAAATCGCATCACAATGTGGGCGGACTTCCCGAACGCATGCGCCTGAAACTCGTCGAGCCGTTCCGCGAGCTTTTCAAGGACGAAGTGCGCCGCGTCGGCGTCGAACTCGGCATGCCGACGTCGATGATCAACCGCCATCCCTTCCCCGGACCCGGCCTCGCGATACGCATCATCGGCGACATCACCGAGGAGCGTCTGCGTATTCTGCGAGACGTCGACGAGGTGTTCCTTGACGAGATCACGGCGGCGGGGGAATACGACAACATCTGGCAGGCCTTCGCCGTGCTGCTCCCCGTGCAGTCGGTGGGCGTGATGGGCGACTCGCGCACGTACGAGTTCACCGTGGCGCTGCGCGCCGTCACCAGCGTCGACGGCATGACCGCCGACTGGGCGCGGATCCCGTACGACATTCTCGAGCGTATCTCGAACCGCATCATCAACGACGTCCGCGGCGTCAACCGCGTCGTGTACGACATCAGTTCCAAACCTCCAGCGACCATCGAATGGGAGTAA
- a CDS encoding tetratricopeptide repeat protein, whose translation MNEHRISHFLDKAQYCEDHQLWLEAAQYYQRLIAEAPETLEFHLRLAAVYGEMGNVHAAERVLLKLLALDAPKQDVLLALGTLFYKHEDLDKALFYFEQLVPFRVPQAHVTMGVIAYRRGDFVTSERHFARAQELDPAGAGIRLLHAEVLITIGRPEQAEKILRKHAKEQPADWKALHLLGIAHGAQHDWERAALAFAAALRAQPDDIDLLCASAGALMQLRRISDAEQQLRAAYQLSPDAPAVLNSLGALALLKADREKAITFFSKALEIDPTNVVALEHVRLLSSTGR comes from the coding sequence ATGAATGAACACCGCATCTCGCATTTTCTCGACAAGGCGCAGTACTGCGAGGACCATCAGCTCTGGCTCGAGGCGGCGCAGTATTACCAGCGCCTCATCGCCGAGGCGCCCGAGACGCTCGAGTTCCATCTGCGCCTGGCCGCGGTGTACGGCGAGATGGGCAACGTGCACGCCGCGGAGCGGGTGCTGCTGAAACTGCTGGCGTTGGACGCGCCGAAACAGGACGTGCTCCTCGCGCTTGGCACACTCTTCTACAAGCACGAAGATCTGGACAAGGCGCTCTTTTATTTCGAGCAGCTCGTCCCGTTCCGCGTGCCGCAGGCGCATGTGACCATGGGTGTCATCGCGTACCGCCGCGGTGATTTTGTGACCTCCGAGCGACACTTTGCGCGCGCGCAGGAGTTGGATCCGGCCGGCGCGGGCATACGGCTGCTGCACGCCGAGGTGCTGATCACCATCGGGCGACCCGAGCAGGCGGAAAAGATACTGCGGAAACACGCGAAGGAACAACCGGCCGATTGGAAGGCGCTGCATCTGCTGGGCATCGCGCACGGCGCGCAGCACGACTGGGAACGCGCCGCGCTGGCTTTTGCCGCGGCGCTCCGCGCGCAGCCCGACGACATCGATCTGCTCTGCGCCAGCGCGGGAGCCCTCATGCAACTGCGCCGCATCTCCGACGCGGAACAGCAGCTCCGCGCGGCCTATCAGCTCTCGCCCGACGCGCCCGCGGTGCTGAACAGTCTTGGAGCGCTCGCGCTTCTGAAGGCCGACCGCGAGAAGGCCATCACGTTTTTTTCGAAGGCCCTCGAGATCGATCCGACCAATGTTGTGGCGCTCGAACACGTGCGCCTGCTTTCGTCCACGGGGCGCTAG
- a CDS encoding ABC transporter substrate-binding protein: MRGRRGCVAAAAVAVLLCLLPGPRAHAQDEDAVRQRVEAAFRAALVHFEQHEYVDAGNEFDWICAAEPPHVRSTAACIMAARAWFLAGNTGRARAILLEFERRFPKSSYAAEAVLLLGEAAARLGDHCTALRAFLDAHAAATDPGLRRYIETQVDSAVIGGVEWADLHAMILTANPEIASLAILRWADLEAMNGRASNARLALLHIPRTPLSRRFAELLEQVHYRLAEPGDSLIVAVALPEPADSSGEAAMLRDMDAGILTAFRIHHARGGLPVRAVHPPSAAFDTLDGYFHTLRGDRRVVGIIGGMFSADAAIIARAARGTGIPCIIPAATAADLVTVSPNIIQLNTPFAARGSLLARHAARTFPRARYAVLAPLEGFARPIAERFVETGRALGLDISVVSWYASGTKDFRAQYKTVTEKIGRPDSTVVLFAPVASTDDLLSVLAAYKQSGCRAVLLGAGDWNHPELLERYATPDMTIIFESDYAVNPGFSQYRDFFYAYRGETRREPSRSAVFGYDAARFFLSAMSGGSLLRDDILIRMRTNFLGLRSPIDLRDQNVNMGINVMAFERGKVVRIATVPDE, from the coding sequence ATGCGCGGGCGCAGGGGATGCGTCGCAGCCGCCGCGGTGGCGGTCCTTCTCTGCCTGCTGCCCGGTCCGCGCGCGCATGCGCAGGACGAGGATGCGGTCCGTCAGCGTGTGGAAGCAGCGTTTCGCGCGGCCCTCGTACATTTCGAGCAGCACGAGTACGTCGATGCCGGAAATGAATTCGATTGGATTTGCGCGGCCGAACCGCCGCACGTCCGTTCGACCGCCGCCTGCATCATGGCGGCGCGGGCCTGGTTTCTTGCGGGAAACACCGGACGCGCGCGCGCGATTCTTCTCGAATTTGAAAGGCGGTTCCCGAAGAGCAGCTACGCGGCCGAGGCCGTGCTCCTTCTCGGGGAGGCGGCCGCGCGACTCGGAGATCATTGCACCGCGCTGCGCGCATTTTTGGATGCACACGCGGCGGCCACCGATCCGGGGCTGCGGCGGTACATAGAGACGCAGGTCGATTCGGCCGTCATCGGCGGTGTGGAGTGGGCCGATCTGCACGCGATGATTCTCACGGCGAATCCGGAAATCGCCTCGCTGGCAATACTGCGCTGGGCGGATCTGGAGGCGATGAACGGAAGGGCGTCGAACGCGCGTCTCGCATTGCTGCACATTCCGCGCACGCCGCTCTCGCGCCGCTTCGCGGAACTGCTCGAGCAGGTGCATTACCGGCTCGCCGAACCGGGCGACTCGCTTATCGTTGCTGTCGCGCTGCCCGAACCCGCCGACTCAAGCGGCGAGGCGGCGATGCTGCGCGATATGGACGCGGGCATCCTGACGGCCTTTCGTATACACCATGCGCGCGGAGGACTGCCGGTGCGCGCCGTACACCCGCCGAGCGCGGCATTCGACACGCTCGACGGGTATTTCCACACGCTGCGCGGAGACCGGCGCGTGGTAGGCATCATCGGCGGCATGTTCAGCGCCGACGCAGCAATCATCGCGCGCGCCGCCCGCGGCACGGGCATCCCGTGTATCATCCCCGCCGCCACGGCGGCGGATCTCGTGACCGTCTCGCCCAACATCATCCAGCTCAACACGCCCTTTGCCGCCCGCGGCTCGTTGTTGGCGCGGCATGCGGCGCGCACCTTCCCCCGCGCGCGCTACGCCGTGCTCGCCCCGCTCGAAGGATTCGCGCGTCCTATCGCCGAACGTTTTGTCGAGACGGGACGCGCGCTGGGACTCGACATCTCCGTCGTTTCCTGGTATGCGTCGGGAACAAAAGACTTCCGAGCGCAGTATAAGACTGTGACGGAGAAGATCGGGCGCCCCGATTCCACCGTGGTGCTCTTTGCTCCCGTTGCCTCGACGGACGATCTGTTGTCCGTTCTCGCTGCATACAAACAATCCGGATGCAGGGCTGTGCTGCTCGGCGCCGGCGACTGGAACCACCCTGAACTGCTCGAGCGGTACGCGACACCCGACATGACCATCATCTTCGAGTCCGACTACGCCGTAAATCCGGGATTCTCGCAATACCGGGATTTCTTCTACGCGTATCGTGGCGAGACGCGGCGCGAACCTTCGCGCAGCGCGGTATTCGGCTATGATGCGGCGCGGTTTTTTCTCAGTGCCATGTCCGGTGGTTCGCTGCTGCGCGACGACATCCTGATCCGCATGCGCACGAATTTCCTCGGACTGCGGTCACCCATCGATCTGCGGGACCAGAACGTGAACATGGGCATCAATGTCATGGCATTTGAACGCGGCAAGGTGGTGCGCATCGCGACGGTACCCGACGAGTAG
- the radC gene encoding DNA repair protein RadC: protein MPDKDTRSIPSWPRNERPREKLLERGPEALSDAELLAIVFQTGGHGRTAVDLGRALLATYGDFRELSRRPVLELREHPGIGSARAAIIHAVFEIGRRHASLRIDAGDAIAGPEDVAHMYVPRMRDLPRERFIALLLDNAGRVIKEKVISEGSVNASIVHPREVFHAAVTELASAVILLHNHPSGVRTPSREDHAITKQLVEAGRLMDIPVRDHVIICGSSYVSFAENGWL from the coding sequence ATGCCGGACAAAGACACACGTTCCATTCCATCGTGGCCTCGCAACGAAAGGCCGCGAGAAAAACTGCTCGAGCGCGGACCGGAAGCACTGTCCGACGCCGAGCTGCTCGCGATCGTGTTCCAGACCGGCGGTCACGGCCGGACGGCCGTCGATCTGGGGCGCGCGCTGCTCGCGACCTACGGGGATTTCCGCGAACTCTCCCGCCGACCCGTGCTCGAACTCCGCGAACACCCGGGTATTGGCTCCGCCCGCGCGGCCATCATACACGCGGTGTTCGAGATAGGGCGGCGTCACGCCTCGCTCCGCATCGATGCGGGCGACGCCATCGCCGGACCGGAGGACGTCGCGCACATGTATGTGCCGCGCATGCGTGATCTGCCGCGTGAACGTTTTATCGCGCTGCTGCTCGACAACGCGGGCCGCGTCATCAAGGAGAAGGTGATTTCGGAGGGCTCGGTGAACGCGAGCATCGTGCATCCGCGCGAGGTGTTTCACGCGGCGGTGACGGAGCTGGCGAGCGCTGTCATTCTCCTGCACAATCACCCGAGCGGCGTGCGCACGCCCAGCCGCGAGGATCATGCCATCACAAAACAACTGGTCGAAGCCGGGCGCCTCATGGACATACCCGTCCGTGATCACGTCATTATCTGCGGCAGCAGTTACGTGAGCTTCGCCGAGAACGGCTGGTTATGA
- a CDS encoding replication-associated recombination protein A — protein MSSWPETSIPLAERQRPRTLDSYVGQVHLLGPGKPLRSMYERGRVVSMILWGPPGSGKTTLARILAERVKAHFHQISAVSSGVKDIRAIIDTARNAATAEEGAGTILFIDEIHRFSKSQQDALLQAVEQGDITLIGATTENPSFEVIGPLRSRAKTFVLQPLTPEDLATVLQRAIESDPYLSSLEIVLDDPGMLIAYSGGDARALLNGLEMCCLLAEQDGRVHVTKQVLEEAFQRAFAKYDKGGEEHYNIISAFIKSVRGSDPDAAIYWMARMLNGGEDPLFIARRLIILASEDIGNAEPNALLLATSCFQAVHAIGMPEARIVLAQTAAYLACAPKSNAAYTAIDAAMSDAATKPPYDVPLHLRNAPTTFMKKIGYGAGYNYPHEYPGHFVAENYLPEELRDTVYYNPVDSGREATLRERLNSLWPGRRDKKS, from the coding sequence ATGAGTTCGTGGCCTGAGACATCCATACCGCTGGCGGAGCGACAGCGGCCCAGGACACTCGACAGCTACGTGGGCCAGGTTCACCTTCTCGGGCCGGGCAAACCGCTGCGCAGCATGTACGAGCGCGGTCGTGTGGTGAGCATGATTCTGTGGGGACCGCCCGGATCGGGAAAAACGACACTCGCGCGCATCCTTGCGGAGCGCGTGAAAGCGCATTTCCATCAAATCAGCGCCGTGTCCTCTGGTGTCAAGGATATCCGTGCCATTATCGACACTGCCCGCAACGCCGCCACCGCCGAGGAGGGCGCTGGGACGATACTCTTCATCGACGAGATACATCGCTTCAGCAAATCCCAGCAAGACGCGCTCCTGCAAGCAGTTGAGCAAGGCGATATCACACTTATCGGTGCCACGACTGAGAATCCATCATTTGAAGTCATCGGTCCGCTCCGGTCACGGGCAAAAACGTTTGTGCTGCAGCCGCTCACGCCCGAGGACCTGGCCACCGTCCTGCAGCGCGCCATTGAATCCGATCCTTATCTGTCCTCGCTCGAGATAGTCCTGGATGACCCGGGCATGCTGATCGCCTACAGCGGAGGGGACGCGCGGGCGCTGCTCAACGGGCTGGAAATGTGCTGCCTGCTCGCCGAGCAGGACGGGCGTGTACATGTCACGAAACAGGTGCTCGAGGAGGCCTTTCAACGCGCCTTTGCCAAGTACGACAAGGGCGGCGAAGAACATTACAACATCATTTCGGCCTTCATCAAATCGGTGCGCGGCAGCGATCCCGATGCGGCGATCTACTGGATGGCGCGCATGTTGAACGGCGGCGAGGATCCTCTGTTCATCGCGCGGCGGCTCATCATTCTTGCCTCCGAGGACATCGGCAATGCCGAGCCGAACGCCCTGCTGCTGGCCACCTCGTGTTTTCAGGCGGTTCATGCCATCGGCATGCCCGAGGCGCGCATCGTTCTCGCGCAGACCGCCGCCTATCTCGCCTGCGCTCCGAAGAGCAACGCCGCGTACACGGCCATCGACGCGGCCATGAGTGACGCCGCCACAAAGCCGCCCTACGATGTGCCGCTGCATCTGCGCAACGCGCCGACCACGTTTATGAAAAAAATCGGCTACGGCGCCGGCTATAATTATCCGCACGAATACCCCGGCCATTTTGTGGCAGAGAATTATCTGCCGGAGGAGTTGCGCGACACGGTGTATTACAATCCCGTGGATTCGGGACGCGAAGCGACTCTGCGCGAGCGCTTGAACTCCCTGTGGCCGGGACGCCGCGACAAGAAGTCATAA
- a CDS encoding sigma-70 family RNA polymerase sigma factor, with protein MNLRSASDEDLARLLQADRKDALVELMRRFKDPLMSYIFRYIGSMNVAQDVLQEVFIRMYQKRDTYKSCARFSTWLFTIAGNYCRSELRRPWTRFSRPLTWKPDAGDEEYLPLVDGEPMPDRVADNAFKYRYIQKALVQLPPNYREAVILCDVQEFSYEEIAEITGVSEGTVKSRIFRGRTMLRDLLKDIYD; from the coding sequence GTGAATCTGAGAAGCGCCTCCGACGAGGATCTCGCGCGCCTGCTTCAAGCTGATCGGAAAGACGCGCTGGTGGAGCTGATGCGACGGTTCAAGGACCCCCTGATGTCGTACATCTTCCGGTATATCGGATCGATGAACGTTGCGCAGGATGTCCTTCAGGAAGTTTTCATCCGTATGTATCAGAAACGCGACACGTACAAATCATGCGCACGATTTTCAACCTGGCTGTTCACGATCGCAGGCAATTACTGCCGAAGCGAGTTGCGTCGGCCCTGGACGCGCTTCTCGCGACCGCTGACCTGGAAACCCGACGCGGGGGACGAGGAGTACCTCCCGCTTGTCGATGGGGAACCCATGCCCGACCGTGTCGCCGACAACGCATTCAAGTATCGATACATTCAAAAAGCACTGGTACAACTCCCGCCCAACTATCGCGAGGCAGTGATCCTCTGCGACGTGCAGGAATTCTCCTACGAAGAAATCGCCGAAATCACAGGTGTGTCAGAAGGCACGGTGAAATCGCGTATCTTCCGTGGTCGAACGATGTTACGCGATCTATTGAAAGATATTTATGACTAG
- the holA gene encoding DNA polymerase III subunit delta, whose protein sequence is MSPGELKNHIDRRHFAGVYYLYGVDDFLIERDMRKLADAAIGDGDRSFNYTVFYGTECSAAEVVNTANAFPFMAEKRVVVVRNAVKLLPEPALAAYVQNPSPDTVLILTAETLPRSAKKKSDGKKSGPAFDVVAYLKDPKNVFKADVTLEYKELKEPGAADIVRQELARLGHDASAGAIGVLLALKGLHTRTLVGECEKLHAAVAGRRVVTESDVLTFVGASPSSNMFAVWDRLCERNLPAAEKTALGYLETGSATALIGYLAKQYSMIWQIPLNSGNTNDEAEARALGVNSTYYYQQLKKVRGSVKNDFEFEKIFGYLLAADLELKSRGSEKSALERMVIPRLLYQIIVEARHV, encoded by the coding sequence ATGTCGCCCGGTGAATTAAAGAACCACATCGACAGGCGCCACTTTGCGGGGGTCTATTACCTGTACGGGGTCGACGACTTCCTGATCGAGCGCGACATGCGCAAACTGGCCGACGCGGCCATCGGTGATGGCGACCGTTCATTCAACTACACGGTGTTCTACGGCACAGAGTGCTCGGCCGCCGAGGTGGTGAACACGGCGAACGCATTTCCGTTCATGGCGGAAAAACGTGTAGTTGTGGTGCGCAACGCGGTGAAACTGCTTCCGGAGCCCGCTCTGGCCGCATATGTGCAGAATCCCTCGCCGGATACGGTTCTGATACTCACCGCGGAGACGCTTCCCCGCTCCGCAAAGAAAAAAAGCGACGGGAAAAAATCGGGTCCGGCCTTTGATGTTGTGGCCTACCTGAAAGACCCAAAAAACGTGTTCAAGGCCGATGTCACGCTCGAGTACAAGGAACTCAAGGAGCCAGGCGCGGCCGACATAGTGCGCCAGGAACTCGCGCGGCTCGGGCACGATGCCTCGGCCGGCGCAATAGGTGTGCTGCTGGCCTTGAAAGGCCTGCACACGCGCACGCTTGTTGGTGAATGCGAAAAACTCCATGCCGCGGTCGCGGGAAGGCGCGTTGTGACCGAGTCCGACGTGCTCACCTTTGTGGGTGCGTCCCCGTCCTCGAACATGTTTGCGGTGTGGGACCGGCTCTGTGAGCGCAATCTTCCCGCCGCTGAAAAGACCGCTCTCGGGTATCTGGAAACCGGCAGCGCCACGGCCCTGATCGGCTATCTGGCAAAGCAGTACTCCATGATTTGGCAGATCCCCCTCAATTCCGGTAATACAAACGACGAGGCCGAAGCCCGGGCACTCGGCGTCAATTCGACGTATTACTACCAGCAATTGAAGAAAGTGCGCGGGTCGGTAAAAAATGACTTCGAATTCGAAAAAATATTTGGATATCTTCTTGCGGCCGATCTGGAATTAAAATCGCGCGGCAGCGAAAAATCGGCATTGGAGCGTATGGTGATTCCGCGCCTGCTGTACCAGATCATTGTCGAAGCTAGGCACGTTTGA